A genome region from Marinobacter panjinensis includes the following:
- a CDS encoding c-type cytochrome, with amino-acid sequence MNLKYHTIAVLFTLGAAVPAVATAADAEAGKAKAAVCAACHGKNGIAAIPGYPNLAGQNEQYLVSALKAYKNKQRSGGQSAVMQGQAMGLSDEDIANLAAYYSSLPADGGK; translated from the coding sequence ATGAATCTGAAATACCACACCATTGCTGTTCTGTTTACTCTGGGCGCGGCAGTTCCCGCTGTTGCAACGGCTGCCGATGCCGAGGCAGGCAAAGCCAAAGCGGCTGTCTGCGCTGCCTGTCATGGCAAGAATGGCATCGCAGCCATTCCCGGTTACCCGAACCTGGCGGGGCAGAACGAGCAATACCTTGTGTCTGCGCTCAAGGCCTATAAGAACAAACAGCGTAGCGGTGGGCAGTCTGCGGTAATGCAGGGTCAGGCAATGGGCCTCAGTGATGAAGACATTGCCAATCTTGCAGCCTACTACTCAAGCCTGCCGGCCGACGGCGGGAAATAA
- a CDS encoding tRNA(Met) cytidine acetyltransferase TmcA, translating into MNKPDLLQWQKLQADLRAAGHRRLVVVEGDRDASLAWLGSLLPVLPVTPGVWTGSVEDQPEPSLTSIKPVEGRRWLGRELACVVWDGWQGNPPDSFAALSGTLSAGGLFFWLMPPLADWGGFEDPDYWRTGLDGAAGHPFAARLARIVASDSDVIRVNPSVNPQPDLPEIPVAGEAFEVGATADQRALVEDLVRTGLGRRRRPLVVTADRGRGKSAALGMAAVRLLQEGRQRVVVTAPEQGAVKTLFHHARLAAGQVSGPEMGTDNVAVGDQGRLQYLPLERLLAEQPDAEVVMVDEAAGIPSDLLKQVLLGWPRVIFSTTVHGYEGSGRGFAIRFRSVLDTETPHWRGASLTAPIRWSASDPLEPLTRQMFLLDAEAPAAEGDSSGVVVERWSPAIAGDQELKEAFGLLVDAHYRTSPGDLRQWMDDPAAVSWRLTCNGVLVGVLWATAEGGLESELAEQVMMGKRRLRGHLLPQSLATHSGFAEAASQRLLRVVRVAVSAEVRHRGLGQKLVAAARDHARRQGLDAIGTSFGGNAGLVSFWQQCGLEPVRLGLKREASSGEYPLQMLSGVSSNGTALARHLRIRLAEHWLILLPRNWSDLEPGLALQLTGGLPPVAPLNEDDRRDLRSFAEGHRGFDLAVPVLAKLSMQPEVIGLVLASGSQSLWARAVLQGWSWQGLQVTKDCLGREQGENALRKVVHNILQNRPDL; encoded by the coding sequence ATGAACAAGCCTGACCTGCTCCAGTGGCAAAAGCTGCAAGCCGATCTTCGTGCAGCCGGGCATCGGCGGCTGGTGGTTGTGGAGGGGGATCGTGATGCCTCTCTTGCGTGGCTGGGTTCACTCCTCCCTGTCTTGCCGGTTACGCCAGGGGTCTGGACTGGGTCGGTTGAGGATCAACCCGAACCCTCGCTGACATCGATAAAACCCGTTGAAGGACGCCGCTGGCTGGGGCGGGAGTTGGCCTGTGTGGTGTGGGATGGCTGGCAGGGCAATCCGCCGGACAGTTTTGCGGCGTTGTCAGGAACATTGTCCGCTGGCGGGCTGTTTTTCTGGCTGATGCCGCCGCTCGCGGATTGGGGCGGTTTTGAAGATCCGGATTATTGGCGTACCGGACTGGATGGGGCTGCCGGGCATCCGTTTGCTGCCCGGCTGGCCCGTATTGTGGCCAGCGATTCTGATGTTATTCGTGTTAATCCGTCGGTAAATCCGCAGCCGGATTTGCCGGAGATTCCTGTTGCGGGTGAGGCCTTTGAGGTGGGTGCCACGGCAGACCAGCGTGCGCTCGTGGAAGATCTTGTCCGAACGGGGCTGGGCCGGCGTCGGCGGCCTCTGGTAGTGACGGCCGACCGGGGGCGGGGCAAGTCAGCGGCACTGGGGATGGCGGCGGTTCGTCTGTTGCAGGAGGGGCGGCAGCGGGTGGTGGTGACGGCCCCGGAACAGGGTGCCGTGAAGACACTTTTTCATCATGCCCGCCTTGCTGCCGGGCAGGTATCCGGGCCGGAGATGGGCACGGACAATGTAGCGGTCGGCGATCAGGGCCGGCTGCAGTATTTGCCCCTGGAGCGGCTGCTTGCCGAGCAGCCGGATGCAGAGGTGGTGATGGTGGATGAGGCCGCCGGGATTCCGTCAGACCTGTTGAAGCAGGTATTGCTGGGCTGGCCCAGGGTGATTTTTTCAACGACGGTGCATGGTTACGAAGGTTCAGGCCGGGGCTTTGCCATTCGCTTTCGTTCGGTACTGGATACCGAAACGCCGCATTGGCGCGGAGCCTCGCTCACGGCACCGATCCGCTGGTCGGCGTCTGACCCCCTGGAACCATTGACCCGGCAGATGTTTCTGCTGGATGCAGAGGCACCGGCTGCGGAGGGTGATAGTTCCGGTGTGGTGGTGGAACGCTGGAGCCCCGCCATAGCCGGGGATCAGGAGCTGAAGGAAGCTTTTGGTTTGCTGGTGGACGCCCATTACCGCACGTCGCCCGGTGATCTGCGCCAATGGATGGATGATCCGGCGGCAGTGAGCTGGCGCCTGACTTGCAACGGGGTTTTGGTCGGTGTGCTGTGGGCAACGGCAGAAGGTGGCCTGGAGTCGGAGCTGGCTGAGCAGGTGATGATGGGCAAGCGTCGTTTGCGGGGGCATCTGTTGCCCCAGTCGCTCGCGACTCACAGCGGGTTTGCCGAAGCAGCGAGCCAGCGTCTTCTGCGGGTGGTCCGGGTTGCCGTGAGTGCGGAGGTACGCCACCGGGGGCTGGGTCAGAAGCTGGTGGCGGCAGCGCGGGACCATGCCCGACGCCAGGGGCTGGATGCTATTGGTACCAGTTTTGGTGGCAACGCCGGGCTGGTCTCCTTCTGGCAGCAGTGTGGGCTGGAGCCTGTGCGCCTGGGCCTGAAACGGGAGGCCAGCAGTGGCGAGTATCCGCTGCAGATGCTCAGCGGGGTGTCTTCCAATGGCACGGCGCTGGCCCGTCACTTGCGCATCAGGTTGGCGGAACACTGGCTCATCCTGTTGCCTCGGAACTGGTCCGATCTGGAGCCGGGCCTGGCCCTGCAATTGACTGGCGGTCTGCCGCCTGTTGCTCCCCTCAACGAGGACGACCGCAGAGATCTGCGCAGTTTTGCCGAGGGCCACCGGGGCTTTGATCTTGCAGTACCAGTGCTGGCAAAGCTGTCAATGCAGCCGGAGGTCATCGGACTGGTTCTGGCTTCAGGTTCACAGTCCCTGTGGGCGAGAGCAGTGCTTCAGGGCTGGTCATGGCAAGGTTTACAGGTGACGAAGGACTGTCTGGGCCGGGAGCAGGGAGAAAACGCCTTGCGTAAGGTAGTTCATAATATTCTGCAAAACCGGCCCGACTTGTGA
- a CDS encoding ATP-dependent helicase encodes MRHQYQHYQPPGTIPPMPTPHQSQTMTELPDYLTDEQRAIITAGFEHVVITAVAGSGKTSTLAWRIRYLLEQGHDPNRMLVLMFNRSARVDFERKLQEVTRNLGLATPEIRTYHAMGLRLYKRFVREGFLPGFSDKILTDQEISYQAWQLTRRLAPEDLADEIRRNKKDFVETAVNFIDLVKTTLSPVEIVFEELGYSDKHRYLIDLFHSFEQWRKSQSRISYADMLYEPVMAIHQNPPLQRLVGNKMDLILVDEYQDTNEIQHLLLRYVAGDRARVTVVGDPDQTIYEFRGAKPDFILKRFSEEFESPLEQTLSYTFRYGHQVALLANHLICHNTGRKDVLCHSHPSTPQTGITLHQQENDSDIVLALLQPMDETALGNTAILFRVWSQSVPIELKLLARQVPYRIDAGKGALFSREVQAITSLLMVVSGRIRNLPDDDRLDIARQLLRFPHVGLKEPELEQLARFLAGFGDGWHERLLAMDFDALAPMAAKKLRKLGETLAQLGNFKGPVADVITRYADETELYEGIRSLALTHETADERIETVRGFRLYLAGLDVSIEGALEHLKDLKKQAGENRRGGALLSTIHRTKGLEWSTVILPGLQEKYLPYSPRAQDDPKAFLESERRLLYVAMTRTREQLHLITRPFGEKRHLDGDQGPSRFVDELCFPLSQEFGLWLDNRSADAENTVTTTVPVTPTGIRYASREAVILNGSRETLDDQTAPLWARPRLSHAIFGTGSVVGEDDSSFEVRFDNGDTLNFSKKSAHLYFTTLSSGA; translated from the coding sequence ATGCGGCACCAGTATCAGCACTACCAGCCGCCGGGTACAATACCGCCCATGCCGACCCCACACCAATCGCAGACCATGACCGAGCTACCGGACTACCTCACCGACGAGCAGCGGGCCATCATCACCGCCGGCTTTGAGCATGTGGTGATAACCGCCGTCGCAGGCAGCGGCAAGACCTCAACACTGGCCTGGCGCATCCGCTACCTGCTGGAGCAGGGGCACGATCCGAACCGTATGCTGGTATTGATGTTCAACCGCAGTGCACGGGTGGACTTTGAACGAAAGTTGCAGGAGGTAACCCGCAACCTCGGCCTGGCGACGCCGGAAATCCGTACCTACCACGCCATGGGTCTGCGGCTGTACAAACGCTTCGTACGGGAAGGCTTCCTGCCGGGATTTTCCGACAAGATCCTCACCGACCAGGAAATCAGCTACCAGGCCTGGCAACTCACCCGCCGGCTGGCGCCTGAAGACCTGGCGGACGAGATTCGCCGCAACAAGAAAGACTTCGTCGAAACTGCGGTCAACTTCATCGATCTGGTCAAAACCACCCTGTCCCCGGTGGAAATCGTATTCGAAGAGCTGGGCTATTCCGACAAGCACCGTTACCTGATTGACCTGTTCCACAGCTTCGAGCAATGGCGCAAGTCCCAGAGCCGGATCAGCTACGCCGACATGCTCTACGAGCCGGTGATGGCCATCCACCAAAACCCGCCGCTGCAGCGGTTAGTGGGTAACAAGATGGACCTGATCCTGGTGGATGAGTACCAGGACACCAACGAGATCCAGCACCTGCTGCTGCGATACGTAGCGGGCGACCGTGCCCGGGTGACCGTGGTGGGCGACCCGGACCAGACTATCTACGAGTTCCGTGGCGCCAAACCAGACTTCATCCTCAAGCGCTTCAGCGAAGAATTCGAAAGCCCGCTGGAGCAGACCCTGAGTTACACCTTTCGCTATGGCCACCAGGTAGCGTTGCTGGCCAACCACCTGATCTGCCACAACACCGGGCGCAAGGACGTGCTGTGTCACTCCCACCCGTCCACACCACAGACCGGGATCACCCTGCACCAGCAGGAAAACGACAGCGACATTGTCCTTGCGTTGCTTCAGCCCATGGACGAAACAGCCCTCGGCAACACCGCCATCCTGTTCCGGGTGTGGAGCCAGAGCGTGCCTATTGAACTGAAACTGCTGGCGCGGCAGGTGCCCTATCGCATCGACGCCGGCAAGGGCGCACTGTTCAGCCGCGAAGTCCAGGCCATCACCAGCCTGCTGATGGTGGTGTCCGGGCGCATTCGCAACTTGCCGGACGACGACCGGCTCGATATTGCCCGGCAACTGCTTCGATTCCCCCATGTGGGTCTGAAAGAGCCGGAACTGGAGCAACTGGCGCGTTTTTTGGCAGGATTTGGCGACGGCTGGCATGAGCGGCTGCTGGCCATGGACTTCGACGCCCTGGCTCCCATGGCCGCCAAAAAACTTCGCAAACTGGGCGAGACACTGGCGCAACTGGGCAACTTCAAAGGCCCAGTGGCGGATGTGATTACCCGTTATGCGGATGAAACCGAGCTCTACGAGGGTATCCGTAGCCTCGCACTCACCCATGAAACCGCCGACGAGCGTATCGAGACCGTTCGTGGCTTCCGGCTGTACCTGGCAGGACTGGATGTCAGCATCGAGGGGGCGCTTGAGCACCTGAAAGATCTGAAAAAGCAGGCGGGAGAGAATCGTCGCGGCGGCGCCCTGCTATCCACCATTCACCGCACCAAAGGGCTGGAGTGGTCGACCGTTATCCTGCCCGGGCTGCAGGAGAAGTACCTGCCTTACTCCCCCCGGGCCCAGGACGATCCCAAAGCCTTTCTGGAAAGTGAGCGCCGGCTGCTTTACGTAGCCATGACCCGCACCCGGGAACAGCTTCACCTGATCACCCGCCCCTTCGGCGAGAAACGGCATCTGGACGGCGACCAGGGCCCCAGCCGGTTCGTGGACGAGCTCTGCTTTCCCCTGTCACAGGAATTCGGACTGTGGCTGGATAACCGAAGTGCCGACGCAGAAAATACCGTGACAACGACAGTGCCCGTGACACCCACAGGCATTCGTTACGCTTCCCGTGAAGCCGTGATTCTCAATGGTAGCCGCGAAACACTGGACGATCAGACAGCGCCGTTATGGGCAAGACCCCGCCTGAGCCACGCCATTTTCGGCACCGGATCGGTTGTTGGCGAAGACGACAGTTCATTCGAAGTCCGCTTTGATAACGGCGACACCCTGAATTTCAGCAAAAAAAGCGCCCACCTGTATTTCACTACACTGTCATCAGGGGCCTGA
- a CDS encoding enoyl-CoA hydratase/isomerase family protein yields the protein MPIQVQELECREGTIGQITLDAPGSLNALSGSMIDDIQTTLDQWAGASHICMVIFRGAGDRAFCAGGDIRELYGALSGMEDNAVAANYFAHEYRVDYTIHRYPKPVITIAHGAVMGGGMGILSASRYRVITPDIKMAMPEISIGLFPDVAASWFLNRLPGRLGLFMGLTGARLNATDALRVGLADMAILPEQIDSLIARLQDERWTGESAADDNRLFRLIKQLEHPDYRALPASELARHEQSIARLSAGDELPAIVENLLAADVDSDWWKACMDNLRGGCPVTAWLVWTQLKKAQQMSLKDIFRMELAMAIRCTQRPDLREGIRARLIEKDNSPQWSFKTVADVPESVVEEHFLPELDDSNDPMNLD from the coding sequence ATGCCCATCCAGGTCCAGGAACTTGAATGCCGGGAAGGCACCATTGGCCAGATTACTCTGGACGCTCCCGGCAGCCTGAATGCGCTCTCGGGTTCAATGATTGACGACATTCAGACTACGCTGGACCAGTGGGCCGGGGCCAGCCATATCTGCATGGTTATTTTCCGGGGAGCAGGCGACCGTGCCTTCTGCGCCGGTGGCGACATCCGCGAGCTCTACGGAGCGCTGTCCGGCATGGAAGACAACGCTGTCGCGGCAAACTACTTCGCCCACGAGTACCGTGTGGATTACACCATCCACCGCTACCCCAAACCCGTCATCACCATTGCCCATGGCGCCGTTATGGGTGGTGGCATGGGCATTCTCTCCGCGTCCCGCTACCGGGTCATTACCCCCGATATCAAAATGGCGATGCCCGAAATCTCCATTGGCCTGTTTCCCGATGTCGCTGCCAGCTGGTTCCTTAACCGTTTACCCGGCCGGCTTGGTCTGTTTATGGGCCTGACCGGCGCCCGGCTGAATGCCACGGATGCTCTGCGAGTGGGGCTTGCGGACATGGCCATTCTCCCCGAGCAGATCGATTCGCTGATTGCCCGCCTGCAGGATGAGCGCTGGACCGGTGAGTCCGCCGCTGACGACAACCGCCTCTTCCGTCTGATCAAACAGCTGGAGCATCCGGACTACCGCGCCTTGCCAGCCAGCGAGCTGGCCCGCCATGAACAGAGCATCGCCAGACTCAGCGCCGGCGACGAGTTACCGGCGATCGTTGAGAATCTGTTGGCTGCGGATGTCGACAGTGACTGGTGGAAAGCCTGCATGGACAACCTCCGTGGTGGCTGCCCGGTCACAGCCTGGCTGGTGTGGACCCAGCTCAAAAAAGCACAACAGATGTCCCTGAAAGACATTTTCAGGATGGAGCTGGCCATGGCCATCCGCTGTACCCAGCGGCCGGATTTACGGGAAGGTATCAGGGCCAGGCTGATCGAAAAGGACAATTCGCCCCAATGGTCGTTCAAGACGGTGGCCGACGTGCCCGAAAGTGTTGTCGAGGAACACTTCCTGCCGGAGCTGGACGACAGCAACGACCCCATGAATCTGGACTGA
- a CDS encoding DUF2237 family protein — protein MATTAEAVNVLGEALEMCGTDPETGFYRDGCCNTGPDDLGAHVVCAVVTDDFLEYSSAKGNDLSTPRPEFGFPGLKEGDSWCLCASRWQEAFEADCAPRVKLRATHRSALKYSKLEDLKRHSVDLS, from the coding sequence ATGGCTACAACTGCTGAAGCGGTGAATGTATTGGGCGAAGCCCTTGAGATGTGTGGTACGGATCCGGAAACCGGATTTTATCGCGATGGGTGTTGTAACACCGGGCCGGACGACCTGGGTGCCCACGTGGTGTGTGCGGTTGTTACGGATGACTTTCTTGAGTACTCCAGCGCCAAGGGTAATGACCTGAGCACGCCTCGGCCGGAGTTTGGTTTCCCCGGATTGAAAGAAGGCGATTCCTGGTGTCTGTGTGCGTCCCGTTGGCAGGAGGCGTTTGAGGCCGACTGTGCTCCACGGGTTAAATTGAGAGCTACCCACCGGTCGGCGCTTAAGTATTCCAAACTGGAAGATCTCAAGCGTCATTCCGTGGACCTGAGCTGA
- a CDS encoding ankyrin repeat domain-containing protein, translating into MAQGTGFILPKLLLLLLASLLVTACASGGDPSNLEQRQSSVADTPLMAAVSSGDLDKVESLASSGASLNTLTEQGTPLAAAVKAGEDRIALFLLSEGAAPDRASADGVTPLMIAAEEGHRRLVRLLLSAGARVNAKDSEGTTPVIRAARNGHLSVVKVLLAAGANVNVSQGGRSLLMHIVEGGDLLTAEMLLAAGADVNYRGSNGTTALDLARASNNRDLEMLLIQAGAEI; encoded by the coding sequence ATGGCCCAGGGAACCGGCTTCATCCTTCCGAAACTCCTGCTTTTGCTGCTCGCCAGTCTGCTTGTTACTGCCTGTGCTTCGGGTGGCGACCCTTCCAATCTTGAACAGCGCCAGTCCTCAGTGGCCGATACACCGCTAATGGCCGCTGTCAGCAGCGGTGATCTCGATAAAGTGGAGTCCCTGGCCTCATCGGGCGCATCGCTGAATACGCTGACAGAGCAAGGCACGCCTCTGGCCGCTGCGGTGAAAGCGGGCGAAGACCGCATCGCCCTGTTCCTGCTCAGCGAAGGGGCTGCCCCGGACCGCGCATCGGCAGACGGTGTGACACCGCTGATGATTGCGGCGGAAGAGGGGCATCGCCGTCTGGTCCGACTGCTGTTATCTGCCGGCGCCAGGGTGAATGCCAAAGACAGCGAAGGCACAACGCCGGTGATCCGGGCAGCGCGCAACGGACATTTGTCGGTGGTCAAGGTATTGCTGGCGGCCGGAGCCAACGTAAATGTCAGCCAGGGGGGGCGTTCATTGCTGATGCATATTGTGGAAGGCGGGGACTTGCTGACCGCCGAGATGCTGCTGGCCGCCGGTGCAGATGTGAACTACCGGGGCTCGAACGGAACAACCGCGCTGGATCTCGCCCGGGCCAGCAACAACCGGGACCTGGAAATGCTGCTGATCCAGGCCGGCGCTGAAATCTGA
- the ppnN gene encoding nucleotide 5'-monophosphate nucleosidase PpnN → MTESTINALVSPEGSLEILSTFEVNRLKDKSEGGLYRLFRQCALAVLNTGVETDDCKTLMEAHADFDVRLVPQPRGLKLELVNAPAHAFVDGQMLRAIREHLFSVLRDIIYSYSIPQSASGLRRDDPEGITNLIFHILRNARVLQAGRHPDLVVCWGGHSINEREYQYSKEVGHQLGLRGLSICTGCGPGAMKGPMKGATIGHAKQRVKNGRYIGLTEPGIIGAEAPNPIVNELVILPDIEKRLEAFVRTGHGVIVFPGGVGTAEEILYLLGILLHPDNADLPFPVVFTGQPENAEYFEMIDQFIRNSLGDEATKKYEIIIDDPARVARTMKQGMKDVETFRRAMQDAYYFNWMLKIDPVFQMPFEPTHESMRALELHRDQPAHLIAANLRKAFSGIVAGNVKESGIRQVQEHGPFEIAGDPALLTPLGAMLKEFVTQNRMKLPGSSAYEPSYRIVSGAAQATPLK, encoded by the coding sequence ATGACCGAATCCACCATCAATGCCCTGGTGTCCCCAGAGGGCAGTCTGGAAATCCTGTCCACTTTCGAGGTCAACCGACTCAAGGACAAAAGTGAAGGCGGCCTCTACCGCCTGTTCCGGCAATGCGCACTGGCCGTTCTCAACACCGGCGTAGAAACTGATGACTGTAAAACCCTGATGGAAGCCCATGCCGATTTCGACGTGCGCCTGGTGCCCCAGCCAAGGGGCCTTAAACTGGAACTGGTCAATGCGCCCGCCCACGCGTTTGTGGATGGGCAAATGCTGCGCGCTATCCGCGAACACCTGTTCTCGGTATTACGGGATATTATTTATTCCTATTCCATCCCCCAGTCCGCATCGGGACTTCGCCGGGACGATCCGGAAGGCATTACTAACCTGATTTTCCACATACTGCGCAACGCCCGTGTACTGCAGGCTGGCCGCCATCCGGACCTGGTGGTGTGCTGGGGCGGGCATTCGATCAATGAACGGGAATACCAGTACAGCAAGGAAGTAGGCCATCAGCTGGGGCTGCGGGGGCTGAGCATCTGCACCGGATGTGGCCCTGGCGCCATGAAGGGCCCGATGAAGGGAGCCACCATCGGCCATGCCAAGCAGCGGGTTAAGAACGGCCGTTACATCGGGCTTACGGAGCCGGGCATCATCGGCGCCGAGGCACCGAACCCCATCGTTAACGAACTGGTCATCCTGCCGGACATCGAGAAGCGCCTTGAGGCCTTTGTCCGCACCGGCCATGGCGTAATAGTATTCCCTGGTGGCGTGGGCACCGCCGAAGAAATCCTCTACCTGCTAGGCATCCTGCTTCATCCGGACAACGCGGACCTGCCCTTCCCGGTGGTCTTCACCGGTCAGCCGGAAAACGCTGAATACTTCGAGATGATTGACCAGTTTATCCGCAACTCGCTGGGGGACGAGGCTACCAAAAAATACGAGATCATTATTGACGATCCGGCAAGGGTGGCACGCACCATGAAGCAGGGCATGAAAGATGTGGAGACCTTCCGCCGTGCCATGCAGGACGCCTACTATTTCAACTGGATGCTGAAGATCGACCCGGTGTTTCAGATGCCATTCGAGCCCACCCACGAAAGCATGCGGGCACTGGAATTGCATCGCGACCAGCCGGCTCACCTGATAGCGGCTAACCTGCGCAAAGCCTTCAGCGGCATTGTCGCCGGTAACGTCAAGGAAAGTGGTATTCGGCAAGTCCAGGAACACGGCCCCTTCGAAATTGCCGGCGATCCGGCACTGCTGACACCGTTGGGAGCCATGCTCAAGGAATTCGTCACACAGAACCGGATGAAGCTGCCGGGTTCGAGTGCTTACGAACCCAGCTACCGGATTGTCAGCGGAGCGGCACAGGCCACTCCCTTGAAGTAA
- a CDS encoding DUF4124 domain-containing protein, with protein sequence MKQTLLIGILMLAVPATTWSQVYRCDAGGETRYSDQPCGKDSERITIRDNRIGGSFGQNLPPEPKPEKTETEQDKREQQQAESTCRFINSTDLRRYLVREQVVKGMTREHVRKAFGRPPETYPTPQETWVYQTKYYGNLYELTYVYFRDGCVEDVVYRKP encoded by the coding sequence ATGAAGCAAACCCTGTTAATCGGTATTCTCATGCTTGCAGTCCCCGCTACGACCTGGTCCCAGGTTTATCGTTGCGACGCTGGCGGCGAGACCCGATATTCCGACCAGCCCTGCGGGAAGGATTCGGAGAGAATCACCATTCGGGACAACCGGATCGGCGGCAGTTTTGGCCAGAACCTGCCACCGGAACCAAAGCCGGAGAAAACCGAAACGGAACAGGACAAACGCGAACAGCAGCAGGCCGAAAGCACTTGCCGCTTTATCAACTCTACCGACCTGAGACGATACCTGGTGCGGGAGCAAGTGGTAAAAGGCATGACCAGGGAACACGTTCGCAAAGCCTTTGGCCGGCCCCCTGAAACCTACCCCACTCCCCAGGAAACCTGGGTCTACCAGACCAAATACTACGGCAACCTTTACGAGCTGACCTACGTGTATTTCCGTGATGGCTGCGTGGAGGACGTGGTCTACCGCAAACCCTGA
- a CDS encoding OmpA family protein → MNIIRPLTIAALTASLATPALADREETIYLNPFVGFQLFDDKRDLSETATFGIGAEYRFHPNWAVEAVYSNADADRKYEGGNSDFNEYRLDGIYYFAGQEEAWNPYVSAGAGHADFGDDVLIRQTAGSDHEETRVNVGAGFRYNVSDNVSIRADLREFHGIDESTFDTQATLGLSFAFSRTVTESSPKPADADNDGVPDSRDQCPGTPAGSSVDSNGCERDDDRDGVANSKDQCPNTLAGASVNSRGCELDSDNDGVVDRQDLCPGTTAGAEVDDTGCEGVTETVETIELKVQFPTNSSVIGDTYDNEIRRVAEFMREYPETTVEIAGHSDSMGEADYNRFLSQRRAEAVATRLTDALGISADRVEAVGYGEVEPIASNDTAAGRAENRRVEARIQVRR, encoded by the coding sequence ATGAACATCATACGTCCATTGACCATTGCGGCCCTGACCGCATCCCTCGCTACCCCGGCCCTGGCCGATCGCGAAGAGACAATCTATCTGAACCCCTTCGTCGGATTTCAACTGTTTGATGACAAACGGGATCTCAGCGAAACTGCCACTTTCGGCATAGGTGCGGAATACCGCTTCCACCCTAACTGGGCCGTCGAGGCGGTTTACTCCAATGCCGACGCTGATCGCAAGTACGAGGGCGGCAACAGCGACTTTAACGAGTACCGGCTGGACGGTATCTATTATTTCGCCGGCCAGGAAGAGGCCTGGAACCCCTATGTGTCAGCCGGTGCCGGCCATGCTGACTTTGGCGACGATGTTCTGATCAGACAGACTGCCGGATCTGACCACGAAGAGACCCGCGTAAACGTGGGCGCCGGTTTCCGCTACAACGTCAGCGATAATGTGTCGATCCGCGCCGATCTGCGCGAATTCCACGGCATCGACGAGAGCACTTTTGATACCCAGGCAACCCTCGGCCTGAGCTTTGCCTTTAGCCGCACCGTGACTGAATCCAGCCCCAAGCCTGCTGACGCAGACAACGACGGCGTGCCAGACAGCCGCGACCAGTGCCCGGGTACACCGGCTGGATCCAGTGTCGACAGCAATGGTTGCGAGCGCGATGACGACCGCGACGGTGTTGCCAACAGCAAGGACCAATGCCCCAACACCCTTGCCGGTGCCAGCGTGAACAGTCGTGGCTGTGAGCTCGACAGCGATAACGATGGTGTTGTCGACCGCCAGGACCTGTGCCCTGGTACCACTGCAGGCGCTGAGGTAGATGATACTGGTTGCGAAGGCGTTACCGAGACGGTTGAAACCATTGAGCTTAAGGTGCAATTCCCCACCAACAGCTCTGTTATCGGTGATACCTATGACAATGAAATCCGCCGTGTTGCGGAGTTCATGCGCGAATATCCGGAAACTACCGTCGAAATCGCCGGTCACAGTGACAGCATGGGCGAAGCGGACTATAACCGTTTCCTGTCCCAGCGCCGCGCCGAAGCCGTTGCCACCCGTCTGACCGATGCCCTGGGCATCAGTGCCGATCGCGTGGAAGCCGTTGGTTATGGTGAAGTCGAGCCGATTGCCAGCAACGACACTGCAGCGGGCCGCGCCGAGAACCGTCGGGTTGAAGCCCGCATCCAGGTTCGCCGCTAA